Proteins from a single region of Chromobacterium sp. ATCC 53434:
- a CDS encoding polymer-forming cytoskeletal protein encodes MRKFFAKMLLGSDTVSKLQSIRQAEALEQEAGKRLAGAGVAEAPKPSTPTITREQIRSLIEIDMEIHGDIFIGRGVKVSGKVLGSLIPNGSVADCDPIVIISQGGDVNGDLHARVVVVAGTLSGDIHADHVLLMPTARVNGTVNYRHTLRQDIGSALSGMVRRVERIALLDQPPLPAEAGRGALPGRDADDDVIPVLPVEPEAGPSAVVRAVPLAHAQETAEIENLYKGLSMESESRPTGVRVLAVGA; translated from the coding sequence ATGCGCAAGTTTTTCGCGAAGATGCTGCTGGGCAGCGATACCGTCAGCAAGCTGCAGTCTATCCGCCAGGCGGAAGCGCTGGAGCAGGAGGCGGGCAAGAGGCTGGCCGGCGCCGGCGTGGCCGAGGCGCCCAAGCCCAGCACGCCGACGATTACCCGCGAGCAGATCCGCTCGCTGATCGAGATCGACATGGAAATCCACGGCGACATCTTCATCGGCCGGGGCGTCAAGGTGTCGGGCAAGGTGTTGGGCAGCCTGATCCCCAATGGCTCGGTGGCGGACTGCGATCCCATCGTCATCATCAGCCAGGGCGGCGACGTCAACGGCGATCTGCACGCCAGGGTGGTGGTGGTGGCGGGCACCCTGTCCGGCGATATCCATGCCGATCATGTGCTGCTGATGCCGACGGCCAGGGTCAATGGCACCGTCAATTACCGCCATACGCTGCGCCAGGATATCGGCTCCGCGCTGTCCGGCATGGTGCGGCGGGTGGAGCGGATCGCTTTGCTGGATCAGCCGCCGCTGCCGGCGGAGGCCGGCAGGGGGGCGTTGCCCGGTCGGGATGCCGACGACGATGTCATTCCGGTGTTGCCGGTGGAGCCCGAGGCCGGGCCGTCCGCGGTGGTGCGCGCGGTGCCGCTGGCGCATGCGCAGGAAACGGCCGAGATCGAAAATCTCTACAAGGGCCTGAGCATGGAGAGCGAAAGCCGGCCGACGGGCGTGCGCGTGCTGGCGGTCGGCGCCTGA
- a CDS encoding A24 family peptidase codes for MPDKKDLLILGGLAALLTAGFGWLGVSAAEPARAAASLMAIGLLLGSFLNVLVYRLPRMLQADWERECAEYVGQPPPATGFSLARPHSHCPACGNTLRPWQLVPLLGYALLRGRCGFCDETIGIRYPLVELLTGCAFAAIGWRLGFQPAAFAQLALCYLLLALALIDFDSRLLPDCLTQPLLWLGLLANLFHLMVPLTDAVAGAMAGYLSMWGIAAVFRALTGKDGLGQGDFKLVAALGGWLGWSAVPLIIGFGATMSALSGLLLIRAGRLDADQAQPFGPWLIAAGVVAWLWGGKITAWYLAAAGW; via the coding sequence ATGCCCGATAAAAAAGACCTGCTGATCCTGGGCGGCCTCGCCGCGCTGCTGACCGCCGGCTTCGGCTGGCTCGGCGTTTCCGCCGCCGAACCGGCGCGGGCCGCCGCCAGCCTGATGGCGATCGGCCTGCTGCTCGGCAGCTTTCTCAATGTCCTGGTCTACCGGCTGCCGCGGATGCTGCAGGCCGATTGGGAGCGGGAGTGCGCGGAATACGTCGGCCAGCCTCCGCCGGCGACCGGGTTCAGCCTCGCGCGACCGCACTCGCACTGCCCGGCTTGCGGCAACACGCTGCGCCCCTGGCAGCTGGTGCCGCTGCTGGGCTATGCGCTGCTGCGCGGGCGCTGCGGCTTCTGCGACGAAACGATAGGCATCCGCTACCCGCTGGTCGAGCTGCTGACCGGCTGCGCTTTCGCGGCCATAGGCTGGCGTCTCGGCTTCCAGCCCGCCGCCTTCGCCCAGCTGGCGCTGTGCTATCTGCTTCTGGCGCTGGCATTGATCGACTTCGACAGCCGCTTGCTGCCGGACTGCCTGACCCAGCCGCTGCTGTGGCTGGGCCTGCTGGCCAATCTGTTTCATTTAATGGTGCCGCTGACGGACGCGGTGGCCGGCGCGATGGCCGGCTATCTGTCGATGTGGGGCATCGCCGCCGTCTTCCGCGCCCTCACCGGCAAGGACGGACTGGGACAGGGGGATTTCAAGCTGGTGGCGGCGCTGGGCGGCTGGCTGGGCTGGAGCGCCGTGCCGCTGATCATCGGATTCGGCGCGACGATGAGCGCGCTGTCCGGTCTGCTGTTGATACGCGCAGGCCGCCTCGACGCGGACCAGGCCCAACCGTTCGGCCCCTGGCTGATCGCAGCCGGCGTCGTCGCCTGGCTGTGGGGCGGAAAAATCACCGCCTGGTATCTGGCCGCCGCCGGGTGGTAA
- a CDS encoding EAL domain-containing protein translates to MHDHSFETPSREGLAAALRNREFRMHYQPQLCCRTSRISGAEALMRWARPGRPGLEGPAGFIPQAEESGFIVELGDWGMESAVRALASWRVPGFTVAVNLSGRQITDSLPGKTERLLRRADVDPSALELEITESYLFHDLPTMVGVVRELRAIGVRVAIDDFGTGFSVLEHLRHLPATTIKIDCSFTRRMLQVERDHIIMRNLIRMARDLGMQTVCEGVETPAQLEAIREMDADYWQGYLYSPAVSEPALREMLADGGVPAAPARQPLS, encoded by the coding sequence ATGCATGACCATTCGTTTGAGACGCCAAGCCGGGAAGGCCTGGCCGCGGCTTTGCGCAACCGCGAATTCCGCATGCACTACCAGCCGCAGCTTTGCTGCCGCACCTCGCGGATCTCCGGCGCGGAGGCGCTGATGCGTTGGGCGCGCCCCGGCCGTCCGGGGCTGGAGGGACCGGCCGGTTTCATTCCGCAGGCGGAAGAGAGCGGCTTCATCGTGGAGCTGGGCGACTGGGGCATGGAGAGCGCGGTGCGCGCGTTGGCATCGTGGCGGGTGCCCGGCTTCACCGTCGCCGTCAATCTGTCGGGACGGCAGATCACCGACTCGCTGCCGGGCAAGACGGAACGCCTGTTGAGGCGCGCCGACGTCGACCCGTCGGCGCTGGAGCTGGAGATCACCGAGTCCTATCTGTTCCATGATCTGCCGACCATGGTTGGCGTGGTGCGGGAGCTGCGCGCCATCGGCGTCCGGGTGGCGATAGACGATTTCGGCACCGGTTTTTCGGTGCTGGAGCATTTGCGCCACCTGCCGGCCACGACGATCAAGATCGATTGCAGCTTCACCCGGCGGATGCTTCAGGTCGAGCGCGACCATATCATCATGCGCAATCTGATTCGCATGGCGCGGGATCTGGGAATGCAGACGGTGTGCGAGGGGGTGGAGACGCCGGCGCAGCTTGAGGCCATCCGCGAAATGGACGCCGACTACTGGCAGGGGTATCTGTATTCGCCGGCGGTGTCGGAGCCGGCGTTGAGGGAGATGCTGGCCGACGGCGGCGTGCCGGCGGCGCCGGCGCGTCAGCCGCTGTCCTGA
- a CDS encoding DotA/TraY family protein has protein sequence MSVLSEGAKGIGFVFLERVLGSDALSYYGIHATGVNSAPMTTGMALAADVALWFTPLITFYIMAMGLIYSSQEGVVLGKRWSAVIVPLRGVGGLMFSAPVVPGGLSAIQVMVVGLALLGNYIGNEAANVLASRVFLPGNGYVHSRPVSLFNNTAMAATAFAAITASVVCVDSAKNLGLAGSTPGASGGGKRDASAGGASNAAGASSATTLWGVISGSTQAITQSVSDICSGAGTPASSGQGAAAGGTPANYDSSKVDCAQAPLSSQCGAIQRAAVWLRKAVENLLRQSGGVLDENSLALLAGAYLTQMNSAIDMDMSGVIKENVKAVQKLGWPGLGNFYQKYSSFSGEIDNYIYYSGEPKFTFKDIGDETRAGMALNDQARMAFKNAFKTVNFSVQGILGGFFGNLASAANASAVSALTELQIQVENRVLRNLLFGFGNSAYDVGAFDAVQRLGGLLNMFGTTTLDMLVCDSRDTVAGPAGAPAKCEAAKSSGDNAMISNAVKSISGAGMADVATMMAKSAIMASMVLTMLLPSLPTIYFVLMTLEWVIWLVVAVLASPLWMIFHMLPDGDSLVHSRAETGWGLLAYVTLFPLLVVLGFCASMTLFNVAVPFAFEMMMSVTGSTAIGASLDFLVKPMLMAAVVIGVTFMTMGLMISLPHRIANWLNINPQSDSLQDGKNQLGVVNTPRLTDMSGGASTVGNAVWGHKRMGGK, from the coding sequence ATGAGCGTATTGAGCGAAGGGGCCAAGGGCATTGGCTTCGTGTTTCTGGAGCGGGTGCTGGGCAGCGACGCCTTGTCCTACTACGGCATCCACGCCACCGGGGTGAACTCGGCGCCGATGACCACCGGCATGGCGCTGGCGGCCGACGTGGCCTTGTGGTTCACGCCGCTGATCACGTTTTACATCATGGCGATGGGCCTGATCTATTCGTCGCAGGAGGGCGTGGTGCTGGGCAAGCGCTGGTCGGCGGTGATCGTGCCGCTGCGCGGCGTCGGCGGCCTGATGTTCTCGGCGCCGGTGGTGCCGGGCGGCTTGTCGGCGATCCAGGTGATGGTGGTGGGTCTGGCGCTGCTGGGCAATTACATAGGCAACGAGGCGGCCAATGTGCTGGCGTCCCGCGTGTTCCTGCCCGGCAACGGCTACGTCCACAGCCGGCCGGTCTCGTTGTTCAACAACACCGCGATGGCGGCCACGGCCTTCGCCGCGATCACGGCCAGCGTGGTGTGCGTCGATTCGGCGAAGAACCTGGGGCTGGCCGGCTCGACGCCGGGCGCCTCAGGCGGCGGCAAGCGCGACGCCAGCGCCGGCGGCGCGAGCAATGCCGCTGGCGCCAGCAGCGCCACCACCTTGTGGGGCGTGATATCCGGCTCGACCCAGGCCATCACCCAGTCAGTGTCGGACATCTGCAGCGGCGCCGGCACGCCGGCCTCGTCCGGACAGGGGGCGGCGGCGGGCGGTACGCCGGCCAATTACGACAGCAGCAAGGTCGATTGCGCGCAGGCGCCCTTGTCCAGCCAGTGCGGGGCGATACAGCGCGCCGCAGTCTGGCTGCGGAAGGCGGTGGAGAACCTGCTGCGGCAGAGCGGCGGCGTGCTGGACGAGAACTCGTTGGCGCTGTTGGCGGGCGCCTATTTGACGCAGATGAACAGCGCCATCGACATGGACATGAGCGGTGTGATCAAGGAGAACGTCAAGGCGGTGCAGAAGCTGGGCTGGCCGGGGCTCGGCAACTTCTACCAGAAGTACTCGTCGTTCAGCGGCGAGATCGACAACTACATCTATTACTCCGGCGAGCCCAAGTTCACCTTCAAGGACATCGGCGACGAGACCCGCGCCGGCATGGCGCTGAACGACCAGGCCCGGATGGCGTTCAAGAACGCGTTCAAGACGGTCAACTTCTCGGTGCAGGGCATTCTGGGCGGCTTCTTCGGCAACCTGGCCTCTGCGGCCAACGCCAGCGCGGTATCGGCGCTGACCGAGTTGCAGATACAGGTGGAGAACCGGGTGCTGCGCAATCTGCTGTTCGGTTTCGGCAACAGCGCCTACGACGTCGGCGCCTTCGACGCGGTGCAGCGGCTGGGCGGCCTGCTGAACATGTTCGGCACCACCACGCTGGACATGCTGGTCTGCGACAGCCGCGACACCGTGGCCGGTCCGGCCGGCGCGCCGGCCAAGTGCGAGGCCGCGAAGTCCTCGGGCGACAACGCGATGATCTCCAACGCCGTCAAGTCGATCTCCGGCGCCGGCATGGCCGACGTGGCCACGATGATGGCCAAGTCCGCCATCATGGCCAGCATGGTGCTGACCATGCTGCTGCCGTCGCTGCCGACCATCTACTTCGTGCTGATGACGCTGGAGTGGGTGATCTGGCTGGTGGTGGCGGTGCTGGCCTCGCCGCTGTGGATGATCTTCCACATGCTGCCGGACGGCGATTCGCTGGTGCACAGCCGCGCCGAGACCGGTTGGGGGCTGCTGGCCTATGTCACGCTGTTCCCGCTGCTGGTGGTGCTGGGTTTCTGCGCCTCGATGACGCTATTCAACGTGGCGGTGCCGTTCGCCTTTGAAATGATGATGTCGGTGACCGGCTCGACCGCCATCGGCGCCTCGCTGGATTTCCTGGTCAAGCCGATGCTGATGGCCGCGGTGGTGATCGGCGTCACTTTCATGACCATGGGGCTGATGATTTCGCTGCCGCACCGCATAGCCAACTGGCTGAACATCAATCCGCAGTCCGATTCGCTGCAGGACGGCAAGAACCAGCTGGGCGTGGTCAACACGCCAAGGCTGACCGATATGTCCGGCGGCGCGTCCACGGTAGGCAACGCCGTGTGGGGCCACAAGCGGATGGGCGGCAAATAG
- a CDS encoding M23 family metallopeptidase: protein MKTFLACFAATLAAIAAGSAGVLLTSGRAGADSTVAAGGSGGFCFAAPFQGSVRVTSPASAARRNPVLGTTRPHYGDDIGLPSNTPIYAPADGVVERVAYNVSNAGNFVNLKHPNGYLTRYLHLGAIAVKSGQRVRSGDLLAYSGISGGNNTGPNLHWEAHDQVYKNPFPPKGPTTMLCGGKVAMPDKGQGEAKETGEPDNTVEWPKDSDAPDPVWDACPIQPPPVASQGWRLDEPGRSSNPY from the coding sequence ATGAAGACTTTCCTGGCCTGTTTCGCCGCCACGCTGGCCGCGATCGCCGCCGGCAGCGCCGGCGTGCTGCTGACTTCCGGCCGCGCCGGCGCGGATTCGACAGTCGCCGCAGGCGGCAGCGGCGGTTTTTGCTTCGCCGCGCCGTTCCAGGGCTCGGTGCGCGTGACCAGCCCGGCCTCGGCCGCGCGCAGAAACCCGGTGCTGGGCACGACCCGACCGCACTACGGCGACGACATCGGCCTGCCGTCCAACACGCCGATCTACGCGCCGGCCGACGGGGTGGTGGAGCGGGTGGCCTACAACGTCAGCAACGCCGGCAATTTCGTCAATCTGAAGCATCCCAACGGCTATCTGACCCGCTATCTGCACCTGGGCGCCATCGCGGTGAAAAGCGGCCAGCGCGTTCGCAGCGGCGATCTGCTGGCTTATTCCGGCATCAGCGGCGGCAACAACACCGGCCCCAATCTGCATTGGGAGGCGCATGACCAGGTTTACAAGAATCCGTTTCCGCCCAAGGGGCCGACCACGATGCTGTGCGGAGGCAAGGTGGCTATGCCGGACAAGGGTCAGGGCGAGGCCAAGGAGACCGGCGAGCCTGACAACACGGTCGAGTGGCCGAAGGACAGCGACGCGCCCGATCCGGTGTGGGATGCCTGCCCGATCCAGCCGCCGCCGGTTGCCAGCCAGGGCTGGCGGCTGGACGAGCCGGGCCGTTCGTCCAATCCGTATTAA
- a CDS encoding lytic transglycosylase domain-containing protein, producing the protein MTLSAALPARAEAPPEHFDVRRTANCALDASSRFGVPYLLLMALKVKESGVQFDNPYVTGRNRNGSVDISYWQINDYWLPKLARYGIDRARLYDPCVNAHVAAWLLSTEVGRRGSWEAGIGAYHSPNPARARPYAAHVLKIWAALRREYPGWG; encoded by the coding sequence ATGACGCTGAGCGCCGCTTTGCCGGCGCGCGCCGAAGCGCCGCCGGAGCACTTCGACGTCCGTCGAACCGCCAATTGCGCCCTGGATGCCTCCAGCCGCTTCGGCGTGCCGTATCTGCTGTTGATGGCCTTGAAGGTGAAGGAGTCCGGCGTGCAGTTCGACAATCCGTACGTCACCGGGCGCAATCGCAACGGCAGCGTCGATATCAGTTACTGGCAGATCAACGACTACTGGCTGCCCAAGCTGGCGCGCTACGGCATAGACCGGGCGCGTCTGTACGATCCTTGCGTCAATGCCCATGTCGCCGCCTGGCTGTTGTCGACGGAGGTCGGCAGGCGGGGCAGCTGGGAGGCGGGCATCGGCGCCTATCACAGTCCGAATCCGGCGCGGGCGCGGCCGTATGCCGCGCATGTGTTGAAGATCTGGGCCGCGCTGCGGCGGGAATACCCCGGTTGGGGATGA
- a CDS encoding site-specific integrase produces the protein MDPNQKLKETLGIYRDRISILKKGYAQERYRIEQIGRSFLGDLPTREITSVDIASYRDQRLAQNNPKTGKPLSTATVRLEMSLLSNCFDIARIEWGLCDNNPVSNVRKPKIPPGRDRRITPREERLILRYAHAHSNPQLYSIVVIALQTAMRQGEILNMRWEYINLKTRVVHLPETKNGTKRDVPLSLKARDALIRLGVHTKGRVFGYSAAGFKSTWRVMMQALDIQDLHFHDARHEAISRLFELNSLDMMEISAISGHKSLSMLKRYTHLKAHKLVRKLEGNKSKGKQVVLDHMIPYPAVVVHRQNTVTVRLRWITNCCHTPGAGCATTAPDDFSSRTIWMTSQFELPMHGNGIY, from the coding sequence ATGGACCCGAATCAAAAACTCAAAGAAACGCTGGGCATCTACCGTGACAGAATCTCGATCCTGAAAAAGGGATACGCTCAAGAACGCTATCGCATCGAGCAGATCGGCCGCTCTTTCCTCGGCGACCTGCCCACCCGCGAGATCACCAGCGTCGACATCGCCAGCTATCGCGACCAACGATTGGCGCAAAACAATCCCAAAACCGGCAAACCGTTGTCCACCGCCACGGTGCGGCTGGAAATGTCGCTGCTCAGCAACTGTTTCGACATCGCCCGCATCGAATGGGGCCTGTGCGACAACAACCCAGTCTCCAACGTCCGAAAACCCAAGATCCCGCCAGGCCGGGACCGCCGCATCACCCCGCGAGAAGAACGACTGATCCTGCGCTACGCCCACGCGCACTCGAATCCGCAGCTCTACTCCATCGTCGTCATCGCCCTGCAAACCGCCATGCGCCAGGGCGAGATCCTCAATATGCGCTGGGAGTACATCAACCTGAAGACCCGCGTCGTGCATCTGCCTGAAACCAAAAACGGCACCAAGCGCGACGTGCCGCTGAGCTTGAAGGCGCGCGACGCGCTGATCCGGCTGGGCGTGCATACCAAGGGACGGGTCTTCGGCTACAGCGCCGCCGGCTTCAAATCCACCTGGCGCGTGATGATGCAGGCACTGGACATCCAGGATCTGCACTTCCATGACGCCCGCCACGAAGCCATCTCGCGGCTGTTCGAACTGAACAGCCTGGACATGATGGAGATATCGGCCATCTCCGGCCACAAGTCGCTGAGCATGCTCAAGCGCTACACCCACTTGAAAGCGCACAAGCTGGTAAGAAAGCTGGAGGGAAACAAGAGCAAGGGCAAACAAGTGGTGTTGGATCACATGATCCCCTACCCGGCCGTCGTGGTGCACAGACAGAACACGGTTACCGTCCGCCTACGGTGGATTACGAACTGCTGCCATACGCCTGGCGCGGGATGCGCTACTACGGCGCCTGATGACTTCTCCTCCAGAACTATTTGGATGACGAGTCAATTCGAATTACCAATGCATGGCAATGGTATCTATTAA
- a CDS encoding ATPase, T2SS/T4P/T4SS family encodes MAQQIITDVQLHVRDWKSSVLFPGQVKPGEEYKNFLMKLTEVVLTEQQEVGRRTGFTITIGGLRWRVQRMQQYRYACRLVMNKAPRLGDLRLLDFHTSMMLSDELKKSGGLVLFSGLTGSGKTTTMNAMVVSRLEKFGGFAQTVEDPVEIVIEGWHGDGYCTQIDVADSPSGQEFNFDRRYAEAITTALRSFPARDRSMLMIGEVRDAHSAAELLRIAVDGHLVLSTIHSRDIPSALRRLASLARAGGEAQADEFIADSLRMVFHQRLDNGIPQVTSLDLRDRKDLSQFLNKGEYARLEGEIDIQRRKNIQGRGA; translated from the coding sequence ATGGCGCAACAGATCATTACCGATGTCCAGCTGCATGTGCGCGACTGGAAATCCAGCGTGCTTTTCCCCGGGCAGGTCAAGCCCGGCGAGGAGTACAAGAATTTCCTGATGAAGCTGACCGAGGTGGTGCTCACCGAGCAGCAGGAAGTAGGCCGCCGCACCGGCTTCACCATCACCATAGGCGGCTTGCGCTGGCGCGTGCAGCGCATGCAGCAGTATCGCTACGCCTGCCGTCTGGTGATGAATAAGGCGCCGCGGCTCGGCGATCTGCGTCTGCTGGACTTCCACACCTCGATGATGCTGTCCGACGAACTGAAGAAGAGCGGCGGCCTGGTGTTGTTCTCCGGGCTGACCGGCTCCGGCAAGACCACCACGATGAACGCGATGGTGGTGTCGCGACTGGAGAAGTTCGGCGGTTTCGCGCAGACGGTGGAAGACCCGGTCGAAATCGTGATCGAGGGCTGGCATGGCGACGGCTACTGCACGCAGATAGACGTGGCCGACTCGCCATCGGGACAGGAATTCAATTTCGACCGCCGCTACGCCGAGGCCATCACCACCGCGTTGCGTTCCTTTCCTGCACGCGACCGCTCGATGCTGATGATAGGCGAGGTGCGCGACGCGCACAGCGCCGCCGAACTGCTGCGCATCGCGGTGGACGGTCATCTGGTGTTGTCCACCATCCATTCGCGAGACATCCCGTCCGCGCTGCGCCGCCTGGCCTCGCTGGCTCGCGCCGGCGGCGAGGCGCAGGCGGACGAATTCATCGCCGACTCGCTGCGCATGGTGTTCCACCAGCGCCTCGACAACGGCATTCCGCAGGTGACCTCGCTGGACCTGCGCGACCGCAAGGATCTGTCCCAATTCCTGAACAAGGGCGAATACGCCCGGCTGGAGGGGGAGATCGATATTCAGCGACGCAAGAACATACAAGGCAGGGGGGCGTGA
- a CDS encoding type 4 pilus major pilin, with product MHALKRRVATGRSSSLKRQAGIDLIQLSVAVGIIAFILSVGFLVVPTVMTNIKVNSETSDVQQSVSNALRVFGTGMDSTGLNTATAINLRLSPPDRINGTTILNRFGGQVDWTAGTLFGNNDGIVITSTGYTAEACAKLVPNVQALFGRIKVGTVAVKDLPAGTNINMVALATNCAAATATTPAKLEFTFAR from the coding sequence ATGCATGCTTTGAAACGGCGCGTAGCTACTGGCAGAAGCAGCTCGCTGAAGCGCCAGGCGGGTATTGACCTGATCCAGCTGTCGGTGGCGGTGGGCATCATCGCCTTCATCCTGTCGGTGGGCTTCTTGGTGGTGCCGACAGTGATGACCAATATCAAGGTCAACTCCGAGACTTCGGATGTCCAACAATCGGTTTCCAACGCCTTGCGCGTATTCGGCACCGGAATGGACTCGACGGGCTTGAATACCGCCACCGCCATCAATTTGCGGCTGTCGCCGCCGGACCGCATCAACGGCACCACCATCTTGAACCGCTTCGGCGGGCAGGTGGATTGGACCGCTGGCACGCTGTTCGGCAATAACGACGGGATTGTGATCACGTCGACTGGTTATACGGCAGAGGCCTGCGCCAAGTTGGTGCCGAACGTTCAGGCCCTGTTTGGACGCATCAAAGTGGGGACAGTAGCGGTGAAAGACCTGCCTGCCGGGACCAACATCAATATGGTGGCGCTGGCGACGAATTGCGCGGCGGCCACCGCGACAACGCCGGCCAAGCTGGAGTTCACTTTCGCCCGTTAA
- a CDS encoding type II secretion system F family protein, protein MLDLLKRFLGLGSAGQQKYAGLPRARRKFLALRTKFYGDLADSIEDGANPYELFSHKYMLARERGNPMAPLFAYWRDRAASMNLRGAWEGTVPADDLMVIGSGERGDLPEALRFLAKVVKIREGNAKAIKMAIALPIFLLLLMTGVQLGVALGMMPIMEQIMPADKFPLIGKVLYYLSQAIRHFWYLIYGVPILLSVVYFWSLPRWASPLRNRLDRHLPYSVYRDLKASEFLVSLAALSQANTAIYDSVVLLEQGATPWMRWHLARIRLALTSNRSILNAIDTGLFSEEIFDRISEYAERSNFESGIRKIGLTTIEEISEKISERSAVMRNILIVVVGLFILLTIAGMMMTALEAGNQIQQMTGGGV, encoded by the coding sequence ATGTTGGACCTGCTCAAACGTTTTCTCGGCCTTGGGTCGGCGGGGCAGCAGAAATACGCCGGCCTGCCGCGCGCGCGGCGCAAGTTTTTGGCATTGCGCACCAAGTTTTATGGCGACCTGGCCGACTCCATCGAGGACGGCGCCAACCCGTACGAGCTGTTCTCGCACAAATACATGCTGGCGCGGGAGCGCGGCAATCCGATGGCGCCGCTGTTCGCCTACTGGCGGGACCGGGCGGCGTCGATGAATCTGCGCGGCGCCTGGGAAGGGACGGTGCCGGCCGACGACTTGATGGTGATCGGCTCCGGCGAGCGCGGCGACCTGCCGGAGGCGCTGCGCTTCCTGGCCAAGGTGGTGAAAATCCGCGAGGGCAACGCCAAGGCGATCAAGATGGCCATCGCGCTGCCCATCTTCCTGCTGTTGCTGATGACCGGCGTGCAGCTGGGCGTTGCGCTGGGCATGATGCCCATCATGGAGCAGATCATGCCGGCCGATAAGTTTCCGCTGATCGGCAAGGTGCTGTACTACCTGTCGCAGGCGATACGCCACTTCTGGTACCTGATCTACGGCGTTCCCATCTTGCTGTCCGTGGTGTATTTCTGGTCTTTGCCGCGCTGGGCCAGCCCGTTGCGCAACCGTCTGGACCGGCATCTGCCGTACTCGGTGTACCGCGATCTGAAGGCCAGCGAGTTTCTGGTGTCGCTGGCCGCGCTGTCGCAGGCCAATACCGCCATCTATGACTCCGTGGTGCTGTTGGAACAGGGTGCTACGCCGTGGATGCGCTGGCATCTGGCGCGCATCCGTCTGGCGCTGACCAGCAATCGCAGCATCCTGAACGCGATAGACACCGGCCTGTTCTCCGAAGAGATTTTCGACCGGATTTCCGAATACGCCGAGCGCAGCAACTTCGAGAGCGGCATCCGCAAGATCGGCCTGACGACGATTGAGGAAATCTCGGAGAAGATCAGCGAGCGATCGGCGGTGATGCGGAACATCCTGATCGTGGTGGTGGGCCTGTTCATCCTGCTGACGATAGCCGGCATGATGATGACGGCGCTGGAGGCCGGCAACCAGATCCAGCAGATGACCGGCGGCGGTGTTTGA